The nucleotide sequence AGGTGAATATCCGCTCCCTGATTGAAGGCATCCATTAAAGCGGCATCTTTGGAAAAGTGTGCAAGCAGTCGAAGTTCTATCTGGGAGTAGTCGATACTGACCAGTTTATACCCCTCTTTAGCCACAAAAGCTTCTCTTACCGAACGCCCGAGTGCTGAACGCACAGGGATGTTCTGCAGGTTAGGATCACGTGAACTCAAACGTCCCGTCGCTGTACCCGTTTGCACGAAAGAAGTATAGATACGGGATGCTTCATCTGCCTTTGCCAATTTCAACAAAGGCTCTACATAGGTAGAGAGTATCTTCTGGTATTCACGGTACTCAAGGATCTTCTCAATAATAGGATGCTCACCTACCAATGCACTTAAGACTGCTTCATTGGTACTGTATCCTGTTTTGGTTTTCTTACCGCCTTTGAGTCCCAACTGCTGAAAGAGTACGACACCTAACTGTTGTGTAGATTTGATGTTAAACTCAGAACCGCTGAGTTCATAGATCTCCGAAGTCAAAGTAGCCAGATCTTCACTAAGCGTTTTTTGTAGTGCTTCCAGTTTGGAAGGATCGATCTTAATACCCAGGTTTTCCATACGTATCAGTACATTGATAAACGGGTACTCTACATTTTTAGCTTCCTTCAGAAGATGTGTCAAAGAAGAGAGTTCCATTTTCTTTTTAATCACACCATAGAGCAAATAGGTCATCCAGGCATCTTCAGCTGCATAAAAAGTGGCATCCTCTATGGCTACTGCTGAAAAATCCTCTCCTTTCTTTACCATCTCTTTAAAAGGTTTCATCTCATATTTGAAAAAGGTCTTGGCCAGTGTGTCAAGCCCCACTTTACTTCCCGGGTTTGAAAGCCACGCCATGATCATCGTATCGGCATAAGGTATGATCGGTTCCATGTTAAACTGGTTATAGAGTAATGAAAAGTCAAATTTGAGATTTTGTCCCACGACCTGGAATGTCATGAGCTTTTTGAGTGCACTGATCGCATCATCCAGGCTTACCTGTGCTTCTACACCCAGGTAATTATGCCCCACAGGTACATAGTAGGATCTTTGTGCATCGAAACAGAAGCTGAACCCTACCAGGTTTGCTGTTTTGGTATCCAGTCCAGTGGTTTCTGTATCAAAAGCGACGATCGCATCTTTCTCTATACTCTCTATCACACTGTTTAACTTCTCTTTACTGTCTAACGTGATCGCTTCAAAACTGAGTGCTGCGCTCTTTGGTTTTTCCACTACCGGACAATCTGTCTCGTCAAGCCCTACTTTTGCTTTTTTAATGGCTTGCTTCATCTCATATTTCTCAAACTCTTCAAGTAGGCACGAGAGGTAGTTCTTGTCTTCAAAGACAAAACTTTCCACATCTAAATCTTTGAAGACATCTGATCTCATAGTCACCAGTTCACGGGACAAGAAAGCATTCTCTTTACTCTCTAAAAGTAGGTTCTGTATACGCGGTGTACCACAGTTTTCGATATCTTCATATATCGCTTCAAGTGTGTGATACTGGTTGATCAATTTTGCTGCACCGACTTTTCCTATCCCTTTTACACCGGGGATATTGTCTGAACTGTCTCCGAGTATGGCTTGAAAATTGATGAAGTCTTTAGGATGTACACCAAATTTATCCACACATGCCTGTTCATCTACTTCTTGCTTTTTTACAGAGTCATACATGACCACAACGCCATCATCGATCATTTGGTAGAGATCTTTATCATGCGAGACAATACGTACTTTTAAACCTTTTTCTCTGGCAAATTTGGTGACTGTCGTGATCACATCATCTGCTTCAAACCCTTCTCTTGACAGATTGGCAAACCCCATTTGTTCTATCCACTCTATAGCTACAGGAAGCTGTTTGATCAGATCATCCGGTGCTGCTTCACGATGGGCCTTGTACTCCGGATAGAGATCATTACGGAAAGTTCTGCCTTTTGCATCCAGAGCAAAAACCAGGTAATCGGTACTGTGGTCACGGTGTAAAGAGTCCACAAGATTGGCAAATCCGGTTAACAACCCTGTCGGGAAACCTTCCGAATTACGTAGAGGAGGAAGTGCAAAATAGGAACGAAAGAAAAATCCGAATGTGTCTATGATCGTGATCGTTTTCATACTGTTTTTCCTTCCAATTCTTTGGCCAAATACTCACCGGTATAAGACCCTGTTTTTTTATACTCTTTTGCTATCTCTTCCGGTGAACCTGTAGCAATGACAAGTCCGCCTTTATTTCCACCTTCAGGTCCCATATCTATAATGTAATCTGCATTTTTGATCATATCCAGATTATGTTCGATGACGACCACTGAATTACCCAATTCGACCAAATGGTGTAATACACCTGTAAGTCTGTCCACATCAGCAAAGTGAAGTCCCGTAGTCGGTTCATCCAACACATAAAGGGTTTGGCCTGTATCTTTACGGCTTAGCTCTTTACTCAGCTTGATACGCTGCGCCTCTCCCCCTGAAAGTGTGGTAGCATTTTGTCCCAGGGTGATATAATCCAGTCCAACATCTGTCAATGTCTTCAGCTTGACCGCAATAGCCGGGATCGCTTTGAAGAATTCCAGTGCTTCACCTACACTCATACCAAGTACATCGGAGATAGACTTTCCTTTATACAACACTTCTCGAGTCTGTGCATTGTAGCGTGTACCGTCACAGGCATCACACTTTACCAAGACATCCGGCAAGAAGTGCATCTCGATCTTGATCTGTCCATCTCCCTGGCACTTCTCACAGCGTCCACCTTTCACGTTAAATGAAAAGCGGCCTATCTTGTAGCCGCGAAGTTCTGCCTCTTTGGTTTGCGCAAAGAGTTTACGTATCTCATCCATAATACCGGTATAGGTTGCAGGGTTGGAACGCGGTGTTCTCCCTATCGGGCTTTGGTCCAGATAGATGACCTTATCAAGTTTGTCCAGTCCTGTGATCTCTACACCATCGACTTTATTCACCTTTTTTGCATGGTTCAGTATCTCTCTTGCCACAGGAAGCAGCGTTTGAAGGATCAATGAACTTTTACCGCTTCCACTGACACCTGTAACACACACAAAATTCTCCAAAGGGATCTTCGCATCAAGTTTTTCGATATTGTTGATCGTCACATTTTTGATCTCTATCCACTCATTTTGGGGCTTGTCATGCGTGTAAGAGATAACTTTCTTGCCATACATATAGTCTGCTGTCAGGGTCTTGGCTTTAGCCAATTTCTTTGCATCACCGGCAAATACTACTTCTCCACCAAACTCACCTGCTCCAGGACCGATATCTATAATGTAATCGGCTGCAAGTATGGTCTCTTTATCATGTTCCACTACGATCACGGAATTCCCTTTGTCACGCAAAGAGTTAAGTGTACGTATGAGCTTCATCGTATCACGTTCATGCAGTCCAATGCTCGGCTCATCCAGTACATACATCACTCCCGTCAGTCCGGAACCTATCTGGGAAGCGATACGTATACGCTGTGCTTCTCCCCCTGAGATACTTCTTGCATCACGGCTCAAAGTAATGTAGCCCAGCCCCACATCATGTAGGAAATAGAGTCTTTCATACAACTCTTTAAGTATGGATTCTGCTATCATCTTCTGCTGCTCATTCAAGTGGGAAAAACTCTTTTCATCTGCGAAATAGGCATACGATTTTTCGATAGGCATATCAATGATATCTGCGATATTTTTCCCCTCTATCTTCACCGCTAAAGAACGGGGTCTGAGTCTATGCCCATGACACTTGTCACACACCTTTTCAGTCATATATTCAGAAAGGTCTTTCTCCTCTTTGAACATGTCATGTGCGAACTTCACGACTCCGGGCCATTCACGTTTGAGCTTATGCCGTTTCCATACGAAATCTACCGTACTCCCATTTCCGTAAAGGATGGCCTTTTGCTGGTGTGCTTCAAGTTCACCATAAGGGAGTTGGATGTCTATCTCATTTTGTTCACAGAAAGCATTGAGGAATTTGGTGTAATAACTCTTATTAAACCCGTACATGATCTTGACAGCACCCTTGTCTATACTGAGTTCCTGGTCTATGACCTTCTTCAGATCTATCGCATAACGGATCCCAAGGCCATCACAGGTCGGACAGGCACCCTTAGGTGAGTTGAAAGAGAAGCTTACCGGTTCCAAAGGTTCGAAGCTCAGTTTACAGTCAAAGCAGGCCAAGTGTTCAGAGTAATGGATATGCTGTCTATCAAGTTCCAACTCTTCATAATTGAGTACTTCGATCTCCATCTCGCCGTAACTCTCTTTGAGTGCTTTTTCCACATCCTGTCCTATACGGTCACGGCTCTCTTCTTTGACAACGACTCTGTCTATCACCACTTTGATGGTGTGTTTTTTTGTTTTGGAAAGTTCTATCTCATCATCAAGACGCACCATCACCCCATCGATCATCGCACGGACATATCCTTTGTGGCGAAGAGACTCCAGCATGTCTGCAAAGGTACCTTTTTTCTCTTTGACCAGCGGGGCCATGATCATGAGTTTTGCCCCATCAGGCAGTTTTAGCACCTCTTCTATAATATCAGAAGCGGACATCGAAGAGATAGGCTTTCCGCACTCATGACAATGCTGTTCACCGACACGTGAAAACAACAATCTCAAGTAATCATAGATCTCAGTGATCGTTCCCACAGTGGAACGCGGGTTTTTAGAGGTGGTCTTCTGGTCTATCGCAATAGCAGGGGTCAACCCCTCTATTTTATCGACATCAGGTTTTCCTACACGCCCCAAAAACTGCCGTGCATACGAAGAGAGTGACTCTATATAACGTCTTTGACCTTCCGCATACAAAGTGGAAAAGGCCAAAGTAGACTTACCACTTCCCGAAATTCCGGTAACGACTACCAGTTGGTTTTTAGGGATGCTCAGATTTATATTTTTTAAATTATTTTCTTTTGCACCGTAAACGTGTATCATATCTTTCTTCATAATTATCCCTGTTTGACTTCACCTAATAGATGGCTATTAAAAAAGTTATTTTACAACAAAGTATCATTGATACCCATAAAGTCTATGGATAATATCAGATCTTTATCACTTGAGCAGGAACAGAAAAGACAAATTTATAATATTCATCTTCATACACAGATTCTATTTCACCTTTCAGTCTTTTGATTAACTTTATACTTAATTGCAAGCCATGTCTCCCTTTTTCATTTCCGGTTAACTTCATTTGTTTTAACACGGATTTGAACAAACTGTTTTTTTGGTACACAGTACTGCCAATCTCAATAGTTAGAAATTTATTTTTATAGGCAAAATGTATATTTACCGGTTTGCTATGTTCAGCAAACTGATAAAGATCCATTAGAAGGTGTAGAAATATACTCTGTATTTTAGGTGCATCAAATACTAAAGATGCAGGAATCTCATTCTCTACGACAATATTAAAATCCATCATCTCCGGGAAAATGTTATGTTTATACTTTTCTATGCTCTTCACAAAATCTTGAATCATACATTTTTCATTATGGACCTTAAGGTTTCCATTAAAATAATACCCTTCTAGCATGTCGGGTACCAACTTTGTTTTTCTTAATGTTTCCTCCAAGTCTTCCATACCTTTTCGGGAGGCAATTGAAAAAACCAATAGCTCAAACAACATATATGCATACTCATTTTTTTCGAAAAGATGGTGCACTTCCTCAAGTATAAATTCGATATTTTGATCGAGCTTTCCTAATCTCTTATTCTCTATCAAAGACCTCTTTAATTTTTCTTCTTTGATGTTTTGAACATTATTACTCTTATTAGCTTCCTTAAGCTCATGCTTTAAATGTTCATGATCTTCTTTGAGTATCTCGAGTTGTGTGGTTAACTCTTTTATCTGTGATTGATAGGCTTGTATCTCAGAAGAAAGTTCTAATGCAGATGTTTCTATTTGCTTACATTTTTCTTCTGATTTCTTTAGCTCACTTTGAGATTTGTCTATTTTGGTTTTGTATACAGCTTCGTTTTTTCTATAGAACTCCAGTTCTTCCAAAGTCTCATCAAATTTCTTTTCCAGTGCTGTAAATTCATCGCTCACTTTACTTGGTATATCTTTCGTCTCTGGAGCTACGACAGGCTTAGTATCAGAAACAACTTTATTCTCTTTAGTGTCATCTGTAAATGCGATGATCTCTTCTTTTTCCATCTTTTCGCACACTACCAATTTCGTCAATAGTGGCATAAATGATTTCAGTATAGATTCATCTTTTCTGGTAAAGATCTTTTTTTGCTTTAAGCCTCTCCATATACGTAATACCCCTATGACCCGCTTACCCTTTATAATAGGGAAGATCATTAAAGCTTTTACTTTTAACTCTAGGGGATTATCTATTTCAGGAGTATAATACTTATCACTGGTACTATGATTCGAAATCACAGAAGACTTACCAGTGATGGCTTGTTTTGTTAGACTTGGTACTAAAGAAACAGCTTCTTGATCGCCACTTTCAATTAAGTGCAGCATTTCATTCTTATCATCATATGCCCAAAGCTTTACAACCTCGGCATTGAAAAGTGACTCAAATTGCTTTTCTATTTGTTCTATATAGTTTAAATCTTTTGACTCAACATATTTATTTAAAGTGTTAGCCATCGTTTTAAAATTCGACTTTAAATCACCTTGCATTCTCTTCCTTATTCTCTATATTCATTTCTCTTGAGGCAGTGTTGTGCGTATCTGTTTTGGCATATAGTACTTAAACTGTTTAGGTTGTATGAAAAAATCTATTTCACCGCACTTTTCACTGATATCATTCCACGAGTCTATATTTAGATTGATTGCCAATACCCCCAACGTAGGGAGTTTAGAGAAATTTGTCTCTATCAAAAAATTTGCGAATTCAGTCAACTCCGGGTTATGTCCCACTAAAAATATCGTTTCATAGCTGTCATCTTGAAGGGTCAATATATTCATTAGCGTTTCAGGACGCGAATTATAAAGTTCCTCCATATAATGGATCCTACCTTCATAACCGATCTTTTTACCTAGTTGATCCGCCGTAGTCTGTGCTCTGAGTGCTAAACTAGATAAAATAAGATCCGGTTTCAACCTCTGAAGAGACATATATGAACTGATCGTATCAAGGTCTTTATGACCTTTTTTTTTCAATCCTCTCTCAAAGTCACTAAGCGACCCATCACTCCAGTCTGATTTTGCATGCCGTATAAGATATAATGTTTTGATGCTCCACTCCTATGCTCTATTTTAATACAAAACCAAACCTAAACCTTTTTAGACTTGATTTCATATTAGGATGCGGTAGACCATAAATGAGCTTACAGCTCATTCATGGCTTTAGACATGCTTTGTACAGTCTTCTCCATAATCATTTTTCCAAGGGCTACATTCCCGTCATCCCTAAAAATGGCAAACGTTGTAAGTTTGGAAAAATTGTCTCCGCCTGCATCTCCAGAACTATTGATAAGGAAAACATGTCCATCTTCCGTTCTAGACTCTACCAAAGAGGCATCAGCAAACCCCACGTCCAAAGAAGATTCAGAGATCATTCTAAATGCATCATTAAAGATACTTGCTGAATATGCGATATCTACACTTGTGTTCTCTTCATCCATATAAAGTGTTTCACCAGAAAAGTTCAATACTGCAGATCCTAAATATCCGTTTACAGAACGTAATTTTTTCATTGATTGGTCAAATTCGATCATTGTCTATCCTTCTATTAACTGTTTTGAATTTTTTGCATGGTTTCGTTGAATGTAGCTAAGCTTCCGTCATGATCTTTTAAAAATGCTTCTAAGAGTGCCAAAGATGCATCCATGCCACCGTTCTCTTCTGCAGCAAGCAACTCTTTATATAAAGGTTCGATCACAGATCTTGCAGATGCGGACATCCCTCTTCTGGTTGAAACATAATTTCTGAATGATTTATCTGGGTTTGTAGCAACTTTTATATGTGCGAATACCCAATAAAACCCTCCATCTTTAGAGAGATTTTTCACAAATGCTTTGACATCATTCCCTGCTTTGAGACTATCCCATAAATATTTGAAAATAATTTTTGGCATATCCGGGTGACGTACAATTGAATGCGGTTTGTCTAAAAGTTCTGCTTGTGTATAGCCTGCTAATTTAAAAAATATCGGATTTGCATAGGTGATATTACCTTCTGCATCTCCTTTTGAAACAACAATATCAACACTTTTAACTTCGTGTTCTAGATCTATTGGTTTCATGCTCATAAGATAACTCCTTGTAAAAATATAATGCTGACCTTTATCGGCACAGAGGTTGAAAACAATATAACTGAATGAAAAAGAATAGTAAGAATCTATGGTAACCTGGCGATCTCAAAAATAAGACCCATGGCTTTCTGCCCCTATCTCACAATAGGTTTAGCTTTTTCAATGAAGGTATATGAGCGCGAAGTATATAGCTACCTATCTTTTCAAATACTTAATAATTGCAGTATTTATGATAAATTGAGTGATTTTATTATAATTAATATTATTGAAAATATTTGAGGATAATCATGAATTATATTGATGATTTAACGTGCGATTTAAAGCGTCTTTAAAGTAGATATTAGGAGGAGGATTTTTAATGATAAATAGCGATTAAATGGACCCTTTATGTCATCAATTATATAAAAGATACGACTCAGAACCACATTTTTTTTATCAAAATGATCAATGCGAACATATAAAGTGCTAAAAGTGCCATCTTATGATGTTTCGAAGTCACATGATCTTTAAGCCAGATACCCATAGCTACACCGATCAGTGAAGCTACAGCGACCATCAAACCATTGTTAAAGTCTATCGTCCCGCTGCTCAATCGGCTTATCATCCCGGCTACCGAAGAGAAGACTACAAAGAACAACCCTGCACTGACCGCTTTTTTTATAGGGTAATGCAATACTCCTACTAGAAGAGGTGTGAGTATAATAGACCCCCCGATACCCAGTGTAATGGAAAATATCCCAATGCCAAGACCAATACTAAAAAGCAAGGCTTTATTCAATGTTTTACTCTTTCCATCATCCTCATGATGCTGTGAGAAAAAAAGTCGGAACAGAGCAAATATTAACAGCCCAAGAAAGAGAAACTGCAGGATGATATCTGAGATATAGTGTGTGACATACCCGCCGATGTATCCACCTATAAAGCCTCCAAATCCGACAAAGATCCCCTCACCGATGATCAAAGAACCTTTTCTGAAGTTAAGAAATGAGCCGTAAATAGAGCTAAAGACCATTTGAATGATGGAGATACCGATGGCATCTTTAGTATCAAAACCAAGCACTAAAAGTATAGGTACAAGGATCATTCCTCCACCTATACCAAAAAAGCCTGACATCGTACCGATAAAAATACCGACGAATATAAGTTCTATCATCATTTCCTCTGCTCCAAAAATTAAGTTGGAAGTATAACATTTTTCATCATGTTTACACTAATCTCGCTATACTTAGCGTATAGTATAGTAACGACATAGACAGATGTTTGAGTCTCTATCAAACTTCATGCAAAAAAGGCTGAGAAAAAAATGCTTCTATCACTGCTCTCATCTCTTCTGGATCTTCTATACGATTCACATCATTTCTAAATGCAGAAGCACCTTGATAACCCGCTTTTGAGTAGGAATGAAGGTTTTTTCTAAAAATGATCGCTCCATACTTATCATAATGTTTGATCATTTGGTCAAAATGTTCTAAAACGACCTCTTTGATGAGTTCGGAAGTGGGCTCTTCCATGCCCTCTTTGATCTGTTTGAATATCCATGGCTTGCCTACCGCTGCACGTCCTATCATGATGCCGTCTGCACCTGTATGTTCCAGTACCCATTTCGCTTTGGCAGGAGAATCTATATCACCGTTGGCAATGACTGGTATCGAGACGGTTTCTTTTACCTCCCCTATCGCATCATAATCTACTGCTGCTTTGTATCTGCCTGCCCTGGTTCTTCCATGTACAGCGATGTAGTCTGCACCGGATTCCTGGCATATATGTGCTATCTCTTTATGGTTTTTTTCATTAAATCCCAAACGGAACTTGACTGAAGTATACTCTTTGTTGGAGTATTTTTTGATCGTTTCTATCACTTTACCCATTTGGGGCAGATCTGTAAGCAGGGATGATCCCTGAAGATTATTCACTACTTTGGGTGCGGGACAGCCACAATTGAGATCGATCGTCGTAATACCATCTATGGCATTGATAATTTCCACCGCGCGCTTAATGACATCCAGATCAGAACCCGCTATTTGGATAGCATAGGGGTCTTCTATCGGACTCTTCTCCAACATACGAAATGTTTTCTTTGAGTTATGGACCAAGGCATTAGAGCTTATCATCTCTGAAATGGTCAGGTCGACACCGAATTTCTTGACAACGGAACGAAAAGGGAGATCCGTAAAGCCCGCTAGAGGGGCTAAGACGTAAAGGGGTTTAGTAAAGTCTAGTTTCATTACAAACGGTTTGTATATCGATAATATCTTCTAATGTATATTTGGTGTGCTCTTGTTTGAGTTCCCAGAGTGCTCTGAACTTCATAAATTCGTGGTCTTCTTGTTCATTCAAGTAGGTTGCGACTTGCTCCAATAATTCATATTCGAACAGAAGATAAAGGTAAGCATTTTGTGCCTTAGGGTTTTCAAGTTGATACCCTCTGAAAATTGTCAAGTTCTCATCTGGATTAAAATATTTTTTAGTCACTGAAGCGATTTTAATATAGTCTTGACAACCCATATCAAGTGCCTCTACAAACTCTGAAAGTATCTCAGGTGTAAATTCAAGTCTGTTTTCTTCAGTCACTCTCTCAAGCATGGTAAAAAAGCTTTTCGTATCAAAAACCTTTACATATTTTCTGGCTTTTATAAAGTTCTCTTTGCGGGCAAACAAATCAAGTGCTTTAGCTTTTACTACCTCAGGATATTGTGTTGCAGCTTTGAGTACATCTTCAATGAATTTATCATCAGATTGTAGACGGTTCAGATAATTCTGTGTCAAAATTGGGTTATTCGTACCAAAGACTTTACTCATTTTTTCTTCTTTCAAGTCGACATACTCACCATTTTTTATTTTCTGTATGATATTGACAACACGTGTAAGTCTTGGTGTTAAACCTTCTATAGTATCAGTAATGCCGAGGGATGCTTTACCTAAAAGTGATGCAGAGCTTCTCACTGCATCCAAGCCATACTTTTGTTCTTTTGGCTCATTGATCAGTGACCAGTACAAAGCATCTTCTAAAGTACTGGCATCTTTTTGCCATTTTTTAAGTATAAAATAATTTTTTAAACCATAAATAAACATATGTAACAGAGTAAAGATGAATAAAAGCAGCATAGGTAGAACTATCCATACTGCTACTGGAAAACTAAAATTGATTCCCATCAATTCCATCGCATAATGGTCCGGGTTAACCGTATAAGTAAACGCAGCAATCACTGCCATAAGCGCAAAAGTAACAAAAATATACAGAGCAAGTCTCATTTTATCCCCTTATTTATATAAGCGACGCAAATAGCGTAAAGCTATATATCCACGTAAACACTCTATTCCCTTTATCA is from Sulfurovum xiamenensis and encodes:
- the polA gene encoding DNA polymerase I, with translation MKTITIIDTFGFFFRSYFALPPLRNSEGFPTGLLTGFANLVDSLHRDHSTDYLVFALDAKGRTFRNDLYPEYKAHREAAPDDLIKQLPVAIEWIEQMGFANLSREGFEADDVITTVTKFAREKGLKVRIVSHDKDLYQMIDDGVVVMYDSVKKQEVDEQACVDKFGVHPKDFINFQAILGDSSDNIPGVKGIGKVGAAKLINQYHTLEAIYEDIENCGTPRIQNLLLESKENAFLSRELVTMRSDVFKDLDVESFVFEDKNYLSCLLEEFEKYEMKQAIKKAKVGLDETDCPVVEKPKSAALSFEAITLDSKEKLNSVIESIEKDAIVAFDTETTGLDTKTANLVGFSFCFDAQRSYYVPVGHNYLGVEAQVSLDDAISALKKLMTFQVVGQNLKFDFSLLYNQFNMEPIIPYADTMIMAWLSNPGSKVGLDTLAKTFFKYEMKPFKEMVKKGEDFSAVAIEDATFYAAEDAWMTYLLYGVIKKKMELSSLTHLLKEAKNVEYPFINVLIRMENLGIKIDPSKLEALQKTLSEDLATLTSEIYELSGSEFNIKSTQQLGVVLFQQLGLKGGKKTKTGYSTNEAVLSALVGEHPIIEKILEYREYQKILSTYVEPLLKLAKADEASRIYTSFVQTGTATGRLSSRDPNLQNIPVRSALGRSVREAFVAKEGYKLVSIDYSQIELRLLAHFSKDAALMDAFNQGADIHLATAIKLFGEEEAKEKRNLAKSVNFGLLYGMGPKKLSEDVGIAQAEAKEIIKNYFASFPTVKSFLEGIQERVKLDGYVETILKRRRIFDYENANGMQKAAYMRESVNTVFQGSAADLIKLSMNQIDTIIREENLDAFMLLQIHDELIFEVKEEKVEEISKRFVHTMENILELDVPLECSVSVGDSWGELK
- the uvrA gene encoding excinuclease ABC subunit UvrA, which encodes MKKDMIHVYGAKENNLKNINLSIPKNQLVVVTGISGSGKSTLAFSTLYAEGQRRYIESLSSYARQFLGRVGKPDVDKIEGLTPAIAIDQKTTSKNPRSTVGTITEIYDYLRLLFSRVGEQHCHECGKPISSMSASDIIEEVLKLPDGAKLMIMAPLVKEKKGTFADMLESLRHKGYVRAMIDGVMVRLDDEIELSKTKKHTIKVVIDRVVVKEESRDRIGQDVEKALKESYGEMEIEVLNYEELELDRQHIHYSEHLACFDCKLSFEPLEPVSFSFNSPKGACPTCDGLGIRYAIDLKKVIDQELSIDKGAVKIMYGFNKSYYTKFLNAFCEQNEIDIQLPYGELEAHQQKAILYGNGSTVDFVWKRHKLKREWPGVVKFAHDMFKEEKDLSEYMTEKVCDKCHGHRLRPRSLAVKIEGKNIADIIDMPIEKSYAYFADEKSFSHLNEQQKMIAESILKELYERLYFLHDVGLGYITLSRDARSISGGEAQRIRIASQIGSGLTGVMYVLDEPSIGLHERDTMKLIRTLNSLRDKGNSVIVVEHDKETILAADYIIDIGPGAGEFGGEVVFAGDAKKLAKAKTLTADYMYGKKVISYTHDKPQNEWIEIKNVTINNIEKLDAKIPLENFVCVTGVSGSGKSSLILQTLLPVAREILNHAKKVNKVDGVEITGLDKLDKVIYLDQSPIGRTPRSNPATYTGIMDEIRKLFAQTKEAELRGYKIGRFSFNVKGGRCEKCQGDGQIKIEMHFLPDVLVKCDACDGTRYNAQTREVLYKGKSISDVLGMSVGEALEFFKAIPAIAVKLKTLTDVGLDYITLGQNATTLSGGEAQRIKLSKELSRKDTGQTLYVLDEPTTGLHFADVDRLTGVLHHLVELGNSVVVIEHNLDMIKNADYIIDMGPEGGNKGGLVIATGSPEEIAKEYKKTGSYTGEYLAKELEGKTV
- a CDS encoding GAF domain-containing protein; the protein is MQGDLKSNFKTMANTLNKYVESKDLNYIEQIEKQFESLFNAEVVKLWAYDDKNEMLHLIESGDQEAVSLVPSLTKQAITGKSSVISNHSTSDKYYTPEIDNPLELKVKALMIFPIIKGKRVIGVLRIWRGLKQKKIFTRKDESILKSFMPLLTKLVVCEKMEKEEIIAFTDDTKENKVVSDTKPVVAPETKDIPSKVSDEFTALEKKFDETLEELEFYRKNEAVYKTKIDKSQSELKKSEEKCKQIETSALELSSEIQAYQSQIKELTTQLEILKEDHEHLKHELKEANKSNNVQNIKEEKLKRSLIENKRLGKLDQNIEFILEEVHHLFEKNEYAYMLFELLVFSIASRKGMEDLEETLRKTKLVPDMLEGYYFNGNLKVHNEKCMIQDFVKSIEKYKHNIFPEMMDFNIVVENEIPASLVFDAPKIQSIFLHLLMDLYQFAEHSKPVNIHFAYKNKFLTIEIGSTVYQKNSLFKSVLKQMKLTGNEKGRHGLQLSIKLIKRLKGEIESVYEDEYYKFVFSVPAQVIKI
- a CDS encoding SixA phosphatase family protein, which codes for MKTLYLIRHAKSDWSDGSLSDFERGLKKKGHKDLDTISSYMSLQRLKPDLILSSLALRAQTTADQLGKKIGYEGRIHYMEELYNSRPETLMNILTLQDDSYETIFLVGHNPELTEFANFLIETNFSKLPTLGVLAINLNIDSWNDISEKCGEIDFFIQPKQFKYYMPKQIRTTLPQEK
- a CDS encoding PAS domain-containing protein translates to MSMKPIDLEHEVKSVDIVVSKGDAEGNITYANPIFFKLAGYTQAELLDKPHSIVRHPDMPKIIFKYLWDSLKAGNDVKAFVKNLSKDGGFYWVFAHIKVATNPDKSFRNYVSTRRGMSASARSVIEPLYKELLAAEENGGMDASLALLEAFLKDHDGSLATFNETMQKIQNS
- a CDS encoding sulfite exporter TauE/SafE family protein; the encoded protein is MMIELIFVGIFIGTMSGFFGIGGGMILVPILLVLGFDTKDAIGISIIQMVFSSIYGSFLNFRKGSLIIGEGIFVGFGGFIGGYIGGYVTHYISDIILQFLFLGLLIFALFRLFFSQHHEDDGKSKTLNKALLFSIGLGIGIFSITLGIGGSIILTPLLVGVLHYPIKKAVSAGLFFVVFSSVAGMISRLSSGTIDFNNGLMVAVASLIGVAMGIWLKDHVTSKHHKMALLALYMFALIILIKKMWF
- a CDS encoding tRNA dihydrouridine synthase, with amino-acid sequence MKLDFTKPLYVLAPLAGFTDLPFRSVVKKFGVDLTISEMISSNALVHNSKKTFRMLEKSPIEDPYAIQIAGSDLDVIKRAVEIINAIDGITTIDLNCGCPAPKVVNNLQGSSLLTDLPQMGKVIETIKKYSNKEYTSVKFRLGFNEKNHKEIAHICQESGADYIAVHGRTRAGRYKAAVDYDAIGEVKETVSIPVIANGDIDSPAKAKWVLEHTGADGIMIGRAAVGKPWIFKQIKEGMEEPTSELIKEVVLEHFDQMIKHYDKYGAIIFRKNLHSYSKAGYQGASAFRNDVNRIEDPEEMRAVIEAFFSQPFLHEV